A window from Cryobacterium sp. PAMC25264 encodes these proteins:
- a CDS encoding ROK family transcriptional regulator, with the protein MTSRPPATSSSPATVSDVRQRNRSQALRSIILAGSTTRAELARESGLSVASVTNLVTELIAEGLVLEAGTVASSGGRPTTLIEPNPAGAYLLGADVGERGVAMELFDLSMNRIDTEFRGGRSGEPIQVIGRDLDDALDALRARNPGAWDRMVGLGLGLPGIVETSPSGEQMLYAQSQGWPAIAVTDLVSHDIPIFAENGAKTQAMAEMWNGEARGVAEALVVLMGRGVGLGIVSDGQLAHGSRSSAGEWGHVKIVHGGRLCRCGKYGCVEAYLGADSIFAAWREAGGVFEGSGWRAVGDLLAAADADDPIAASVVDELVAILGSSLGGLVNLTNPDRVIIGGWVGLRLMETLAPRIEAAIRAEALDRPGSQFTLSASTFGGDTVALGAAILPLNAVLNKPRATQLPA; encoded by the coding sequence ATGACCAGCCGACCCCCCGCGACGAGTTCGTCTCCCGCGACGGTGAGCGATGTGCGACAGCGCAACCGGTCGCAGGCTCTGCGCAGCATCATCCTTGCCGGGTCTACGACCCGGGCGGAGCTCGCCCGAGAGTCCGGGCTGTCTGTCGCATCGGTGACGAACCTGGTCACGGAGCTCATCGCGGAAGGCCTCGTCCTCGAGGCGGGCACGGTGGCATCGAGCGGCGGTCGGCCGACGACTCTCATCGAGCCGAATCCCGCAGGCGCGTACCTGCTGGGCGCGGATGTCGGTGAACGCGGTGTGGCGATGGAGCTCTTCGACCTGTCGATGAACCGCATCGACACGGAGTTCCGCGGCGGACGCTCCGGCGAGCCGATCCAGGTCATCGGCAGGGATCTCGACGACGCGCTCGATGCGCTTCGCGCACGCAATCCCGGCGCCTGGGACAGGATGGTCGGCCTGGGGCTCGGGCTGCCAGGGATCGTGGAGACCAGCCCTTCCGGTGAGCAGATGCTTTATGCCCAGAGCCAGGGCTGGCCCGCGATCGCGGTCACCGACCTGGTCTCGCACGATATCCCGATATTCGCCGAGAACGGCGCAAAAACCCAGGCCATGGCTGAGATGTGGAACGGTGAGGCGCGCGGCGTCGCCGAAGCGCTCGTGGTTCTGATGGGCCGGGGAGTCGGTCTGGGGATCGTCAGCGACGGTCAGCTCGCCCACGGGTCCCGAAGCAGTGCCGGGGAGTGGGGGCACGTCAAGATTGTGCACGGCGGACGTCTCTGCCGGTGTGGTAAATACGGGTGCGTTGAGGCCTACCTGGGCGCCGATTCGATCTTCGCAGCGTGGCGCGAAGCCGGGGGAGTGTTCGAGGGAAGCGGTTGGCGGGCCGTGGGCGACCTGCTCGCTGCGGCGGATGCCGACGACCCGATTGCCGCTTCGGTCGTCGACGAGCTCGTCGCTATTCTCGGTTCCTCGCTCGGCGGCCTGGTCAACCTCACCAATCCCGACCGAGTGATTATCGGTGGATGGGTGGGTCTGCGCTTGATGGAGACGCTCGCGCCGCGCATCGAGGCAGCGATCCGGGCCGAGGCGTTGGATCGTCCCGGCTCCCAGTTCACCCTGTCGGCGAGCACATTCGGCGGCGACACTGTAGCCCTCGGGGCCGCGATTCTGCCGCTGAACGCGGTGTTGAACAAGCCTCGCGCGACCCAACTCCCGGCATAG
- a CDS encoding discoidin domain-containing protein: protein MKKKMIVAAFVAAALVATITSPPMKAEAAAIGASDFLKANGAVLKKSSGTGATVNLRGTNVGGWLTQEDWMSPLGEFAADRVGWSATASAGTPGSALDGSSTTRWTTSANQAGSEWIRVDLGAPTLFNRLSVDNSNNAGQYPRNINIETSSDGVAWKSVGNQPGADGVTSAKFSPQVARYVRVSQTATAGALWSVGEINLFNDPVLNNSTHTATASGTAAGTTPGLALDGDVASVWQSGAAQVPGQTYTIDLGRNVDMDKVLFDSGAATANDFPRIWDVYTSYDNVAFTHVASGYGTNRVIQADFQGAKGGRYLRIASNGTSAQWWSIAEIAISSGNNLDRAGWAITSSVGAAPGNVADNSNGTRWTTGAAQTNGQTLSVDMGALITLNNVTTDTDKNSSDEQDYPRGYNLQLSKNGSTWSTVASGVGTRKATTIPFVAQAARYFRIVQTGTAAQWWSIGELTAGLYNDDYSLNNSLTSRFGAAGAQTVINAHQDAWLTAGDLDNIAATGMNFIRVPIGWNTFLNLDGTWKASPWTKIDWVIDQASARGMYVLIDLHTVPGGGCPWGSCGRIGPNPNGFWGSATYQNWTEDIWKAIATRYNGNAGVAGYDLINEPLIDYGEDADDVAQKSDYYDRLYDAVRAIDSNHTIFLGAFFGLNAIASPSTYGWTNVVYEYHPYDMPNSKDWTAQNQLVSNELAGLPAKLSNPGVPILYGEYSLYYNDDVWSRFMAGLNAQSVSWSAWTYKVKGSANDGFAYWGMYYNNANPVPIINSDDSATFVSKVGKFSTANFTQNARFVATLSKYAAGSASYSPVAINHSGWTATASSTATGASTAGGIDGVNASSWSSGQAMAGGEWYRIDMGSNKTVAMVTVQTPSGSTWDYPRGFDLQTSVDGTNWTTAATGIAYGWKRPISITPTTARYLRITQTGVAPQWWTIDEVTVNSSY, encoded by the coding sequence ATGAAGAAGAAGATGATAGTCGCGGCGTTCGTCGCAGCGGCGTTGGTGGCGACGATTACCAGCCCACCGATGAAAGCGGAGGCGGCCGCAATCGGTGCCTCCGATTTCTTGAAGGCGAACGGCGCGGTGCTCAAGAAGAGCTCGGGTACCGGCGCCACGGTCAATCTGCGCGGCACGAACGTCGGTGGGTGGCTCACGCAGGAAGACTGGATGTCGCCGCTGGGCGAATTCGCCGCGGACCGCGTCGGCTGGTCGGCCACCGCCTCTGCGGGCACCCCGGGCTCCGCCCTCGACGGCTCGTCGACCACCCGGTGGACCACGAGCGCCAACCAGGCCGGCTCGGAGTGGATCCGGGTCGACCTCGGTGCCCCGACGCTGTTCAACCGCCTGTCCGTGGACAACTCCAACAACGCGGGCCAGTACCCGCGCAACATCAACATCGAGACATCCAGCGATGGCGTCGCGTGGAAGAGCGTCGGCAACCAGCCCGGCGCCGACGGCGTGACGAGTGCGAAATTCAGCCCCCAGGTGGCACGGTACGTTCGGGTGTCCCAGACCGCGACCGCCGGCGCTCTGTGGTCGGTGGGAGAGATCAACCTCTTCAACGACCCTGTGCTCAACAATTCAACGCACACCGCCACGGCATCGGGCACGGCGGCCGGCACCACCCCCGGTCTCGCACTCGACGGGGACGTCGCCAGCGTCTGGCAGAGCGGGGCTGCCCAAGTCCCCGGCCAGACCTACACGATCGATCTCGGCCGCAACGTCGACATGGACAAGGTCCTGTTCGACTCCGGCGCCGCGACCGCGAACGATTTTCCCCGCATCTGGGACGTGTACACCTCGTACGACAATGTGGCATTCACCCACGTGGCGAGCGGATACGGCACCAACCGGGTCATCCAAGCCGACTTCCAAGGCGCCAAGGGCGGTCGATACCTGCGGATCGCTTCGAACGGCACGTCCGCTCAGTGGTGGTCGATCGCCGAAATTGCCATCTCCTCCGGCAACAATCTCGACCGCGCCGGCTGGGCAATCACATCGTCTGTCGGAGCAGCCCCGGGGAATGTCGCCGACAACTCGAACGGCACTCGGTGGACGACCGGCGCGGCCCAGACGAACGGGCAGACGCTGAGTGTCGACATGGGCGCGCTCATCACCCTGAACAACGTCACCACGGACACGGACAAGAACTCGTCCGACGAGCAGGACTACCCGCGCGGGTACAACCTGCAACTGTCCAAGAACGGTTCGACGTGGTCGACGGTGGCCTCCGGCGTAGGCACGCGTAAGGCCACAACCATCCCGTTCGTCGCGCAAGCCGCTCGGTACTTCCGCATCGTGCAGACCGGCACAGCCGCGCAGTGGTGGTCCATCGGCGAGCTGACCGCCGGCCTGTACAACGACGACTACTCATTGAACAACTCGCTGACGTCGCGGTTCGGCGCCGCCGGAGCGCAGACTGTCATCAACGCGCACCAGGACGCTTGGCTGACCGCCGGCGACCTGGACAACATCGCCGCGACCGGGATGAACTTCATCCGCGTGCCCATCGGGTGGAACACCTTCCTCAACCTCGATGGCACCTGGAAGGCCAGTCCGTGGACCAAAATCGACTGGGTCATCGACCAGGCATCGGCTCGCGGCATGTACGTGCTCATCGATCTCCACACGGTGCCCGGCGGGGGATGCCCGTGGGGCAGTTGTGGACGCATCGGCCCGAACCCGAACGGGTTCTGGGGCAGCGCTACGTACCAGAACTGGACCGAGGACATCTGGAAGGCGATCGCCACGCGTTACAACGGCAATGCGGGGGTGGCCGGCTACGACCTCATCAACGAGCCCCTCATCGACTACGGCGAGGACGCGGATGACGTGGCACAGAAGAGCGACTACTACGACCGGTTGTACGACGCCGTTCGGGCCATTGACTCGAATCACACGATCTTCCTGGGGGCGTTCTTCGGGCTCAACGCGATCGCGTCCCCGTCCACGTACGGCTGGACGAATGTCGTGTACGAGTATCACCCGTACGACATGCCCAATTCGAAGGACTGGACCGCCCAGAACCAACTCGTCAGCAACGAACTGGCCGGGTTGCCGGCCAAGCTCTCGAACCCGGGAGTGCCTATCCTGTACGGGGAGTACTCCCTGTACTACAACGACGACGTGTGGTCTCGCTTCATGGCCGGACTGAACGCGCAGTCCGTTTCCTGGTCAGCGTGGACCTACAAGGTCAAGGGGTCCGCCAACGACGGATTTGCGTATTGGGGAATGTACTACAACAACGCCAACCCGGTGCCCATCATCAACAGTGACGACTCGGCCACATTCGTGTCGAAGGTGGGCAAATTCAGCACCGCCAACTTCACGCAGAACGCGCGGTTCGTGGCGACCCTGTCGAAATACGCGGCGGGATCCGCCAGCTATTCACCCGTGGCGATCAACCACTCCGGGTGGACGGCCACGGCGTCGTCGACGGCGACCGGGGCATCCACGGCGGGCGGTATCGACGGTGTCAACGCGTCCTCGTGGAGCAGCGGGCAGGCGATGGCGGGCGGTGAATGGTATCGCATCGACATGGGCTCGAACAAGACCGTGGCCATGGTCACGGTGCAGACGCCATCGGGATCGACCTGGGACTACCCGCGCGGGTTCGATCTGCAAACCTCCGTCGATGGAACGAACTGGACGACGGCAGCCACCGGCATCGCCTACGGCTGGAAGCGACCCATCTCCATCACCCCGACCACCGCGCGGTACCTCCGGATCACCCAGACCGGCGTGGCACCCCAATGGTGGACGATCGACGAAGTGACTGTGAATTCGTCCTACTGA
- a CDS encoding dihydrofolate reductase family protein — protein MVVRVDLNISLDGIGATADQTPENIYGEDWGRLVAPYVATRTFRERVLHEDTGEGTTGVDDRYAQAYFEGVTAEIMGAGMFGLHTFPDKPDWRGWWGEEPPFTYPVLVLTHTPRPSIEFPNGTRFDFRSMTPQEALEEARALAGGGDIRVGGGVSVARDFLRAGLVDRLHVGITPIVLGVGSRLWEGLHGLADGYEVTSEVAESGVIHVTFSR, from the coding sequence ATGGTCGTCCGCGTTGACCTCAACATTTCCCTCGACGGCATCGGCGCGACCGCCGATCAGACGCCGGAGAACATCTATGGTGAGGACTGGGGTCGCCTGGTCGCCCCCTATGTGGCCACCCGCACCTTTCGGGAGCGGGTGCTGCACGAGGACACCGGCGAGGGAACCACCGGGGTCGACGATCGCTACGCGCAGGCCTACTTCGAGGGCGTGACCGCCGAGATCATGGGCGCCGGGATGTTCGGCCTGCACACCTTCCCGGACAAACCAGACTGGCGCGGCTGGTGGGGCGAGGAGCCGCCGTTCACGTATCCGGTCCTCGTGCTCACGCACACTCCGCGGCCATCGATCGAGTTCCCGAACGGCACGCGGTTCGACTTCCGCAGCATGACCCCGCAGGAGGCCCTCGAGGAGGCGCGCGCCCTGGCCGGCGGCGGCGACATCCGGGTCGGCGGGGGAGTGAGCGTGGCGCGGGACTTCCTCCGCGCCGGGCTCGTCGACCGCCTGCATGTCGGGATCACGCCCATCGTCCTCGGCGTCGGGTCGCGCCTCTGGGAAGGCCTGCACGGTCTCGCAGACGGCTACGAGGTGACCTCCGAGGTCGCCGAGAGCGGTGTCATCCACGTCACCTTCAGTCGCTGA
- a CDS encoding patatin-like phospholipase family protein encodes MTTSHQSFTPQPTSLATPSTVPGALSGTALVLGGGGSTGNAWLIGVIAALTEAGMDVSRADLVVGTSAGSTAAAQISGASPARLLGDILSAVPPRRPPQHPAAAAADPARTPARTPVRPVGDHLERTNRIIADSEDAADLRRRLGAAARDLAEIAGESAQTRWRATVASRLPSPHWPHRRMLLTAVDAHTGEPVVFDRHSDVELADAVAASCASGFAYRIGDHAFIDGGYRSNADNADLAAGYARVLVLSPFGGRSRTPAAWGLHLAAQVENLRAGGSSVETIVPSVSAEHLFGANAMDASLRPPAARAGYEQGRAFVEEFAEFWH; translated from the coding sequence ATGACCACTTCGCATCAGTCCTTCACGCCTCAGCCCACGTCACTCGCTACGCCCAGCACGGTGCCGGGCGCCCTCTCCGGAACCGCGTTGGTCCTCGGCGGTGGTGGTTCCACCGGCAACGCCTGGCTGATCGGCGTCATCGCCGCCCTCACCGAGGCCGGGATGGACGTGTCCCGGGCCGACCTCGTTGTCGGGACCTCGGCCGGATCGACGGCCGCGGCCCAGATCAGTGGGGCGAGCCCGGCCCGGCTCCTCGGCGACATCCTCTCGGCTGTGCCGCCGCGCCGGCCACCGCAGCATCCTGCCGCGGCTGCGGCCGACCCGGCACGCACGCCGGCACGCACGCCGGTGCGACCGGTGGGCGACCACCTGGAGCGCACGAACCGGATCATCGCCGACTCCGAGGATGCGGCCGATCTGCGGCGCAGACTGGGCGCTGCAGCCCGTGACCTGGCCGAGATAGCCGGTGAGTCCGCGCAAACCCGCTGGCGGGCGACGGTCGCCTCCCGGCTGCCCAGCCCACACTGGCCGCACCGGCGCATGCTCCTCACCGCCGTCGACGCCCACACCGGCGAACCGGTCGTATTCGACCGGCACAGCGACGTCGAACTGGCGGATGCCGTGGCCGCGAGCTGCGCCAGCGGCTTCGCGTACCGCATCGGTGACCACGCCTTCATCGACGGGGGCTACCGGTCCAACGCCGACAACGCCGATCTGGCCGCCGGCTACGCGCGGGTGCTGGTGCTGTCGCCCTTCGGTGGCCGATCTCGTACACCGGCCGCGTGGGGCTTGCATCTTGCCGCCCAGGTGGAGAACTTGCGCGCCGGCGGCAGCAGTGTCGAGACCATCGTTCCGTCCGTCTCCGCCGAGCACCTGTTCGGCGCGAATGCGATGGATGCGTCACTCCGCCCGCCCGCGGCACGCGCCGGATACGAGCAGGGCAGGGCCTTCGTGGAGGAGTTCGCCGAGTTCTGGCACTGA
- a CDS encoding DUF808 domain-containing protein translates to MSVGLLAVVDDILTAALKASAKTAGVVIDDAAVTPQYVQGLTPARELHVVGRIALGSLFNKFIIIIPLALLLSAFAPGVLPFLLILGGGYLCFEGAEKVTEWFGVHHAAAETESRDEKKLVFGAIRTDLILSTEIMLIALASLDPDFGIWMTLGALLVIGLGMTVLVYGAVALLVKIDDIGLSMMQNSARQVRRSGARIVAAMPAVFKVISAIGTVAMLWVGGHLVITNLAETFWHGPYDLLHSVTHAVEAAGPVVVWLADTAMSAVFGIVLGMLVVGIVLGVSRLLKRNQPESVAH, encoded by the coding sequence ATGTCGGTCGGCTTGCTCGCCGTTGTCGATGACATTCTGACCGCCGCCCTCAAGGCCAGCGCCAAGACGGCCGGTGTGGTCATCGACGATGCGGCCGTCACCCCGCAATATGTGCAGGGCCTCACGCCGGCGCGTGAGCTGCACGTCGTGGGGCGGATTGCTTTGGGCAGCCTGTTCAACAAGTTCATCATCATCATCCCCTTGGCGCTGCTGTTGTCTGCGTTCGCGCCCGGGGTGCTGCCGTTCCTGTTGATCCTCGGCGGTGGCTACCTCTGCTTCGAGGGGGCGGAGAAGGTCACGGAGTGGTTCGGTGTGCACCACGCCGCGGCCGAGACCGAGTCACGGGACGAGAAGAAGCTGGTGTTCGGCGCCATCCGCACCGACCTCATCCTCAGCACCGAGATCATGCTCATCGCCTTGGCGAGCCTCGATCCCGACTTCGGAATCTGGATGACGCTCGGCGCACTGCTGGTCATCGGTCTGGGCATGACCGTGCTCGTCTACGGCGCGGTCGCCCTACTGGTGAAGATCGACGACATCGGGCTGTCGATGATGCAGAACTCCGCTCGCCAGGTGCGCCGTAGCGGCGCGCGCATCGTGGCCGCCATGCCCGCGGTGTTCAAGGTGATCAGTGCCATCGGCACGGTCGCCATGTTGTGGGTAGGCGGCCATCTGGTGATCACGAACCTCGCCGAGACGTTCTGGCACGGACCCTACGATCTGCTGCACAGCGTGACCCACGCGGTGGAGGCCGCCGGCCCTGTCGTGGTCTGGCTCGCCGACACTGCAATGTCTGCGGTGTTCGGGATCGTCCTCGGGATGCTCGTGGTTGGGATCGTTCTCGGCGTCTCGAGGCTACTCAAGCGCAACCAGCCGGAGAGCGTGGCGCACTAG
- a CDS encoding VOC family protein: MSLKWEEVVVDSRDPRTLGLWWRDALGWALLHESDDELEIAPAEGAHPTVLFVAVPDEKTVKNRLHLDFVPDDQAAEVDRLVAMGASRVDIGQAHVPWVVLADPEGNEFCVLAARPGSPD, from the coding sequence ATGTCGCTGAAGTGGGAAGAAGTCGTCGTAGACAGCCGTGACCCTCGAACGCTCGGGTTGTGGTGGCGGGATGCCCTGGGCTGGGCCCTGCTGCATGAGAGCGACGACGAGCTGGAGATCGCACCCGCGGAGGGCGCGCATCCGACCGTCTTGTTCGTCGCCGTGCCCGACGAGAAGACCGTGAAAAACCGGCTGCACCTCGACTTCGTGCCCGACGATCAGGCCGCTGAGGTGGACCGCTTGGTCGCAATGGGCGCCAGTCGAGTGGACATCGGCCAGGCCCACGTCCCGTGGGTGGTGCTCGCCGATCCCGAGGGCAACGAGTTCTGTGTTCTCGCGGCCCGGCCCGGCTCGCCGGACTAA
- a CDS encoding isoprenylcysteine carboxylmethyltransferase family protein, translating to MGWGRTYFAGQAIAGALWWVAVFASPAVREMTLGALNPVAVAVLDIPLFVVASALAAAGVRGAAIVSTGWTILVAVSLAGYATVTAEAGWGVVAMVAASAGSIVALCLVLLGRIPTEWLLRGPFAFRPANARPSHAAHLAATFGQIAVFWGFFLGVIPFVAASLEQRWAIALPFPAVAGALGAVVLVAASLLGIWSALVMSTLGNGTPLPAAMPNALVIAGPYRWVRNPMAVASIVQGAAVGLILSSWVVVVYAVIGALLWNYAIRPHEEADLERRFGVEFRRYRDAVRCWIPRLPVAASLT from the coding sequence ATGGGGTGGGGACGCACGTATTTCGCCGGACAAGCGATCGCCGGAGCGCTCTGGTGGGTGGCGGTCTTCGCCTCCCCCGCCGTGCGCGAGATGACGCTCGGGGCCCTCAACCCCGTTGCCGTCGCCGTCCTCGACATCCCCCTCTTCGTCGTGGCGTCGGCGCTGGCCGCGGCGGGCGTGCGCGGGGCCGCGATTGTGAGCACCGGCTGGACCATCCTGGTCGCCGTCAGCCTGGCCGGATACGCCACCGTCACAGCAGAGGCCGGCTGGGGTGTCGTCGCCATGGTGGCCGCGAGCGCGGGATCGATCGTCGCGCTCTGCCTCGTGTTGCTCGGCCGGATCCCCACGGAATGGCTTCTCCGCGGTCCGTTCGCCTTTCGCCCGGCAAACGCTCGGCCGTCCCACGCCGCCCACCTGGCCGCCACCTTCGGTCAGATCGCCGTCTTCTGGGGGTTCTTCCTCGGCGTGATTCCGTTTGTCGCTGCGTCCCTCGAGCAGCGCTGGGCGATCGCGCTGCCGTTCCCGGCCGTAGCCGGCGCCCTCGGCGCTGTCGTGCTCGTGGCCGCGAGCCTGCTGGGAATATGGTCGGCCCTGGTCATGTCGACGCTCGGCAACGGCACCCCGTTGCCCGCGGCGATGCCCAACGCCCTCGTGATCGCGGGCCCGTATCGGTGGGTGCGCAACCCGATGGCCGTCGCCAGTATCGTGCAGGGGGCAGCCGTCGGCCTGATCCTGTCGTCCTGGGTGGTCGTCGTTTACGCAGTCATCGGTGCACTGCTCTGGAACTACGCCATCCGGCCGCACGAAGAGGCCGACCTCGAGCGCCGGTTCGGCGTCGAGTTCCGGCGCTACCGGGACGCGGTGCGCTGCTGGATCCCGCGTCTGCCGGTCGCGGCGTCCCTGACTTAG
- a CDS encoding LysE family transporter yields the protein MQFSLWVALVGAGTLISFTPGAGAINTMSNALNAGFRRCIWGILGQQAALLIHIVIVALGVGLLVASSPLAFNVIRYAGAAYLVYLGIRQFLATPDLDAEQVRALSHEPRWSMFRRGLWVNMLNPKAIVFFLAFLPQFIRVDRPLPAQYLIVAGTVVVIDILVMWFFFAGTARSFQRFTRDARGQQALNRVFGVLFVAVGVLLAVIH from the coding sequence ATGCAGTTTTCCCTCTGGGTGGCCCTGGTCGGCGCGGGCACCCTGATCAGTTTCACGCCGGGTGCCGGCGCCATCAACACCATGAGCAACGCCCTCAATGCCGGGTTCCGCCGGTGTATTTGGGGCATCCTCGGCCAGCAGGCCGCGTTGCTCATCCACATCGTGATTGTGGCACTGGGGGTCGGCCTGCTCGTGGCCAGTTCGCCGCTCGCGTTCAACGTCATCCGCTACGCGGGCGCCGCCTACCTGGTCTATCTGGGCATCCGGCAGTTCCTGGCCACACCCGACCTCGACGCCGAGCAGGTCCGGGCCCTGAGCCATGAGCCGCGCTGGTCGATGTTCCGGCGCGGGCTGTGGGTGAACATGCTCAACCCCAAGGCCATCGTGTTCTTCCTCGCGTTCCTGCCCCAGTTCATCCGAGTCGACCGGCCCCTGCCTGCGCAGTACCTGATCGTGGCCGGTACGGTCGTGGTGATCGACATTCTGGTGATGTGGTTCTTCTTCGCCGGCACGGCGCGCTCGTTCCAGCGCTTCACCCGCGACGCCCGAGGCCAACAGGCGCTGAACCGTGTCTTCGGGGTGCTCTTCGTGGCCGTCGGCGTGCTGCTCGCGGTCATCCACTGA
- a CDS encoding PadR family transcriptional regulator, producing MGTSFPNSGFGGGMNADGMWQAMDQLRSKFEKRVGTRMGRGDVREAVLSLLAEQPMHGYQIIHEIEERSGGTWKPSAGSVYPTLQLLADEGLISAEESNGRKTYSLTDAGREEVAGSAGSTPWAPEGATEDAKFTALPKAGIELAQAAAQVGRTGSPEQIKQAVAAIDEARRRIYSILAQD from the coding sequence ATGGGCACTTCATTCCCCAACAGTGGGTTCGGCGGCGGCATGAACGCCGATGGCATGTGGCAGGCGATGGACCAGCTGCGGTCCAAGTTCGAAAAGCGCGTCGGCACCCGCATGGGCCGCGGCGACGTGCGCGAAGCGGTGCTGAGCCTGCTCGCCGAGCAGCCGATGCACGGCTACCAGATCATCCACGAGATCGAGGAGCGCAGCGGCGGAACCTGGAAGCCCAGCGCCGGCTCCGTCTACCCGACCCTGCAGCTGCTGGCTGACGAGGGTCTCATCAGCGCCGAGGAGTCCAACGGCCGCAAGACCTACTCCCTCACCGACGCGGGCCGCGAGGAGGTCGCCGGTTCCGCCGGATCGACGCCGTGGGCGCCGGAGGGCGCGACCGAGGACGCCAAGTTCACCGCTCTGCCCAAGGCCGGCATCGAGCTGGCCCAGGCGGCCGCGCAGGTGGGCCGCACCGGTTCGCCGGAGCAGATCAAGCAGGCCGTGGCCGCGATCGACGAAGCACGTCGGCGGATTTACTCGATTCTCGCCCAGGACTGA
- a CDS encoding AarF/ABC1/UbiB kinase family protein codes for MPSVRRDSPSVNPGAGDTRARYRRILRFAGWNLAVTWFYELLLPRIGLAKVAERTRAKRMTRFAQRFHVLAVDLGGLMIKVGQFLSSRLDVLPPEITSELEGLQDEVPPVPFAAIRVLAEAELGMPLERAFSWVDETPVAAASLGQAHRATLAPLDAADTGLHGVVIKVQRPGIDTIVDVDLAALRKVGGWLSHVRLVSDRVDAPALVEEFAQTSLEEIDYLHEAASSVRFAEEFQGDDRVSVPDVVWERSTRRVLTLEDVTAIKITDTDALALAGIDPNDVAPVFAAVMFDQLFSSGFFHADPHPGNIFVTPVPDDPSGRGWKLTFIDFGMMGEVPPTTRAGLRKMLIAAASRDGSGMVNAARDLGVLLPSAETTELEKAMKQLFARFGGMGFAELREVDPREFRDFAIQFGDVVRALPFQLPENFLLIIRAMSLTSGVCSSLNPAFNLWDSVEPYASQLIRDEGGNVVQDFGKQALENAGIAWRLPKRLDGLVTRFEDGTVAVSSPGLERRVARLERTVTRAVSALLFGALLIAGAVLRADDAVLGAVLMIGSVLPLLHALFSGRIGR; via the coding sequence GTGCCATCGGTTCGTCGGGATTCACCGAGCGTGAATCCCGGCGCGGGGGACACCAGGGCCAGGTACCGCCGCATCCTGCGTTTCGCCGGCTGGAATCTGGCTGTCACCTGGTTCTACGAGTTGCTGCTGCCCAGGATCGGGCTCGCGAAGGTGGCCGAGCGCACCCGGGCTAAACGGATGACCCGCTTCGCCCAGCGGTTCCACGTGCTCGCGGTGGATCTGGGCGGGCTGATGATCAAGGTCGGCCAGTTCTTGTCGTCGCGCCTGGATGTGCTGCCGCCGGAGATCACCTCAGAGCTCGAGGGGCTGCAGGACGAGGTTCCGCCGGTGCCGTTCGCGGCGATCCGCGTTCTCGCGGAGGCCGAGTTGGGCATGCCGCTGGAGCGGGCGTTCTCCTGGGTCGATGAGACCCCGGTGGCCGCTGCCTCCCTCGGCCAGGCGCATCGTGCCACGCTCGCACCGCTCGACGCCGCCGACACCGGCCTGCACGGTGTGGTGATCAAGGTGCAGCGGCCCGGCATCGACACGATCGTCGACGTGGACCTGGCGGCGCTGCGCAAGGTGGGCGGCTGGCTGAGTCACGTGCGGCTCGTCTCCGACCGGGTGGATGCGCCCGCCCTGGTCGAGGAATTCGCCCAGACCAGCCTCGAGGAGATCGACTACCTGCACGAGGCGGCCAGCTCGGTGCGCTTCGCGGAGGAGTTCCAGGGGGACGACCGAGTGAGCGTGCCTGACGTGGTCTGGGAGCGGTCCACCCGGCGGGTGCTCACCCTCGAGGACGTGACGGCGATCAAGATCACCGACACCGATGCGCTCGCGCTCGCCGGGATCGACCCCAATGACGTGGCCCCGGTCTTCGCCGCGGTGATGTTCGACCAGCTGTTCAGCAGCGGCTTCTTCCACGCCGACCCGCACCCGGGCAACATCTTCGTCACCCCAGTGCCGGATGACCCGAGCGGTCGCGGGTGGAAACTCACCTTCATCGACTTCGGCATGATGGGGGAGGTTCCGCCGACCACCCGGGCGGGCCTGCGGAAGATGCTCATCGCCGCCGCGTCGCGCGACGGCAGCGGCATGGTCAACGCCGCGCGCGATCTGGGGGTGTTGCTCCCCTCGGCGGAAACGACCGAGCTGGAGAAGGCGATGAAGCAGCTCTTCGCCCGGTTCGGCGGCATGGGCTTCGCGGAGCTGCGCGAGGTGGACCCGCGGGAGTTCCGCGACTTCGCGATCCAGTTCGGCGACGTCGTGCGCGCACTGCCGTTCCAGCTGCCCGAGAACTTCCTGCTCATCATCCGCGCCATGTCGCTCACCTCCGGGGTGTGCAGTTCGCTCAACCCCGCGTTCAACCTCTGGGACTCGGTAGAGCCCTACGCGTCGCAGTTGATCCGCGACGAGGGCGGCAACGTGGTGCAGGACTTCGGCAAGCAGGCCCTGGAGAACGCTGGGATCGCCTGGCGACTGCCCAAACGCCTGGACGGACTCGTCACCCGGTTCGAAGACGGCACCGTGGCGGTGTCGAGTCCGGGCCTGGAGCGGCGCGTCGCTCGGCTCGAACGCACCGTGACACGAGCGGTCTCAGCGCTGCTGTTCGGGGCGCTACTCATCGCCGGGGCGGTGCTCCGCGCCGACGACGCTGTGCTTGGCGCCGTGCTGATGATCGGGTCGGTCCTGCCTCTGTTGCACGCCCTGTTCTCGGGGCGCATCGGCCGCTGA